CTTTTCTTGCTGCTGAAATGATCTTAAAAGATGAAGACCACGGCAGAACAGCTTTGGTTCTTTCCAACAGATCATCCAGCTTGGATACAGATTTTAAATACCAGGAAAGCATCAATTCAGAAGAAAATTACTTTCCGAGCCCTGCCGTATTCGTCTATACCTTACCTAACATTTGCGTAGGCGAGATCAGCATCAGACATAAAATGCAGACGGAAAATGCTTTTTTCGTTCTGGATGAATTTGATGAACAATTTCTGAATGACTATGCAGAGCAGATCCTGCTGTCCGGAAAAGCAGAAAAAGTTCTTTGCGGCTGGACAGAACTTTATCAGGAAAATTATAAAGCTTTTGTATATTTGCTAACCTTATAAAAAATGTAACAATATAACAGTGTAACAATGCAACAATACTAAAATTGGTAAACTGGTACATTAATACATTGGTAAATTAAATACTTATGGAAAACTTAAAAACAGAATTGAAGCACAAAATTATTGAAGTCCTTAACCTTGAAGACGTTTCTGTAGAAGAGGTAAAAGATACAGATCCATTATTCGGAGGTGGTTTGGGCCTTGATTCTATTGATGCTCTGGAACTTATTGTTCTGCTTGATAAAGACTATGGAATAAAATTAGCCGATCCTAAAAAAGGAAAGGAAATTTTCCAGTCTATCGACACAATGGCTGCGTTTATTGAAGAGAACAGAACAAAATAATATTTTCAATTTAGCATCTATCAATCTACCAATGTAAAAATATTGGTAAACTGGTAGATTGATACATTGTTACATTATAAAATAAAATGAGTCGAAAAATTGCCATTACAGGAATGGGCATCATTTCCTCCATCGGAAACAATGTGGAGGAAAATTTTATTTCATTGAAATCCGGAAAACACGGCATTTCAGACATTGAGATGTTTGAAACCCGTCATGCCGGATCTATAAAAACAGGCGAAATAAAATGGTCCAATGAAGAGCTTGTACAACAGCTTCAGCTGCCTGAAGACAATAATGTAACGAGAACATCTTTATTGGGTATGATGGCCGCAAGAGAAGCTGTAAAATCTGCCGGAATTTCAGATATCAATGAATATAAAACCGGGCTGATCTCTTCTACCAGTGTAGCCGGAATGGATATTACGGAAAGGTATTTCTACTCTTACGAAGACTTTCCTGAAAAGCAAAAATACATCGATGCTCATGATGCAGGAAACTCCTCATTGGCCATCGCTGATTATC
The Chryseobacterium sp. W4I1 DNA segment above includes these coding regions:
- a CDS encoding 3-oxoacyl-ACP synthase: MKKTDSCTIEHSKITFNGNPVFESQNETFHDFAKEAYKSLEINYPKFHKMDNLSKLAFLAAEMILKDEDHGRTALVLSNRSSSLDTDFKYQESINSEENYFPSPAVFVYTLPNICVGEISIRHKMQTENAFFVLDEFDEQFLNDYAEQILLSGKAEKVLCGWTELYQENYKAFVYLLTL
- a CDS encoding phosphopantetheine-binding protein; the protein is MENLKTELKHKIIEVLNLEDVSVEEVKDTDPLFGGGLGLDSIDALELIVLLDKDYGIKLADPKKGKEIFQSIDTMAAFIEENRTK